In Mycobacterium sp. Aquia_216, a genomic segment contains:
- a CDS encoding adenylate/guanylate cyclase domain-containing protein: MAPVPRTRYASCGEIDIAYQVFGDGPIDLLVLPGPLIPIDCVDSEPSMYRFHRRLASFCRVIRFDQRGIGLSSRLPSLDMIGPRSWAQDAIAVMDAVGCERATVFAPGFTSLAGLVLAADFPERVNNLVIFNGAARTLRGPDYPIGSDETAAEPYTTVGVEPDAVEQGFDMLGIIAPSVAGDDAFRAWWDHAGNRAASPSMARLFITTIRHSDVRDALPRVSAPTLILHRDNPEFSPIGHAHYLAEHIAGSRLVELPGEDALYWVGDTAPMVDEIEEFITGVRGGSDAERLLTTILFTDIVSSTERAALLGDDRWRDLLDNHDTIVRHELLRFSGREVNTAGDGFVATFSSPSAAIACADAIVDAVRVLGIEVRAGIHAGEVEVRGGAVKDIAGMAVHIGARVAALAGPSEVLVSSTLRDIVTGSRHRFADRGESALKGVPGQWRLYALVSEHAVVKR, encoded by the coding sequence GTGGCGCCGGTTCCGCGGACCCGGTACGCCAGCTGCGGCGAAATCGACATCGCCTATCAGGTCTTCGGCGATGGCCCGATCGACTTGCTGGTGCTGCCCGGTCCACTCATTCCGATCGACTGTGTCGACAGCGAGCCGTCGATGTACCGCTTTCACCGTCGGCTGGCGTCCTTCTGCCGGGTGATCCGGTTCGACCAACGCGGGATCGGCCTGTCGTCGCGGCTACCTTCGCTGGACATGATCGGGCCGAGGTCCTGGGCCCAGGACGCGATCGCTGTAATGGACGCGGTCGGGTGCGAGCGCGCGACGGTATTCGCGCCCGGTTTCACGTCTTTGGCCGGCCTGGTGCTCGCCGCCGATTTCCCCGAGCGAGTGAACAATCTGGTGATCTTCAACGGTGCGGCAAGGACGCTTCGGGGTCCCGACTACCCGATCGGCAGCGACGAGACCGCCGCGGAACCGTACACGACGGTCGGCGTCGAACCGGATGCCGTCGAGCAGGGCTTCGACATGCTCGGGATCATCGCTCCGTCCGTCGCCGGCGACGACGCGTTCCGCGCGTGGTGGGACCACGCGGGCAACCGAGCCGCGTCACCCAGCATGGCTCGCCTGTTCATCACGACCATCCGGCACTCCGACGTGCGCGACGCACTGCCCCGCGTCAGCGCACCGACGTTGATCCTGCACCGAGACAATCCGGAGTTCAGCCCGATCGGGCACGCCCATTACCTTGCCGAGCACATCGCCGGCTCGCGCCTCGTCGAACTTCCGGGCGAAGACGCACTGTACTGGGTGGGTGACACCGCGCCGATGGTCGACGAGATCGAAGAATTCATCACCGGAGTGCGCGGCGGGTCGGATGCGGAGCGGTTGCTGACCACGATCCTGTTCACCGACATTGTCAGCTCGACCGAGCGGGCCGCCCTGCTCGGCGACGACCGCTGGCGCGATCTGCTCGACAATCACGACACCATCGTGCGTCACGAGCTGCTGCGGTTCTCGGGCCGCGAAGTCAACACGGCCGGAGACGGATTCGTCGCGACGTTCAGCAGCCCGAGCGCGGCGATCGCGTGCGCGGACGCCATCGTCGACGCGGTCCGCGTGCTGGGAATCGAGGTACGGGCCGGAATCCACGCGGGTGAAGTGGAGGTGCGCGGCGGCGCCGTGAAAGACATCGCCGGGATGGCCGTGCACATCGGCGCCCGGGTCGCCGCGCTGGCCGGCCCCAGCGAGGTTTTGGTGTCGTCCACGCTGCGCGACATCGTCACCGGCTCGCGGCACAGGTTCGCGGACCGCGGTGAGAGCGCACTCAAAGGCGTGCCGGGCCAGTGGCGGTTGTACGCCCTGGTGAGCGAGCACGCGGTCGTCAAGCGTTGA
- a CDS encoding SRPBCC family protein encodes MSDTDPEGIVSATRVISASAERIFELIAEPSSQPSWDGNNNLASSAPGQRIHGVGDVFKMTLTNGAVRENHVVEFIEGTKIAWQPAEPGKRPPGHLWRWELNEINSTLTTVTHTYDFTMLTDATRLVKARSTTAEMLRESMDKLATLAQRYE; translated from the coding sequence ATGTCCGACACGGATCCCGAAGGCATTGTCAGCGCCACGCGCGTCATCTCGGCCAGCGCCGAGCGCATCTTCGAACTGATCGCCGAGCCGTCCAGCCAGCCCAGCTGGGACGGCAACAACAACCTCGCCTCGTCGGCTCCCGGGCAGCGCATCCACGGGGTCGGCGATGTGTTCAAGATGACGCTGACCAACGGTGCCGTGCGGGAGAACCACGTCGTGGAATTCATCGAAGGCACCAAGATCGCCTGGCAGCCAGCGGAGCCCGGAAAGCGGCCGCCCGGCCACCTGTGGCGCTGGGAGCTCAACGAGATCAACTCGACGCTGACGACGGTTACCCACACCTACGACTTCACGATGCTGACCGACGCGACCCGGCTGGTCAAGGCGCGTTCGACGACGGCCGAGATGCTGCGCGAGTCGATGGACAAGCTCGCGACGCTCGCCCAGCGCTACGAGTAA
- a CDS encoding oxygenase MpaB family protein: protein MTAQNDQLAGPTAGARFDAGVREAVPVLVEGPLDEPVDDEAALRLGPDSLIWKFYGDHRTQFFGFQRVAGVENCIEQLAQGVLDHSVIFSDTLGRAKRTAPPLMKTVYSDDPHEWGRKVRDFHKPIKGTISDGSRYHALNPELFYWAHATFVDQVIYNTDMFIRRLSDAEKEQIFDEGKVWYSLYGVSGRGQPDTYADFVTYWDDMLERFVPHKTVLYGTGYIRKGIPGPRWIPKGIWKILSAPLNAYTRLVLVGTMPPQMRDVCQMEWDAKKEKRFQRFAAIVRALNPVFNRLPLWFLYTPWAASAWRRAGVDPRRLHNRAA, encoded by the coding sequence ATGACCGCCCAGAATGACCAGTTGGCCGGCCCGACGGCCGGCGCCCGTTTCGATGCCGGCGTTCGGGAGGCGGTCCCTGTCTTGGTTGAGGGACCGCTTGACGAGCCGGTTGACGACGAGGCCGCGCTGCGGCTGGGACCCGATTCGCTGATCTGGAAGTTCTACGGCGATCACCGCACACAATTCTTCGGATTCCAGCGCGTCGCCGGAGTCGAGAACTGCATCGAGCAGCTCGCCCAGGGAGTACTCGATCACTCGGTGATCTTCAGCGACACGTTGGGCCGGGCCAAGCGAACCGCCCCGCCGTTGATGAAGACCGTCTACTCCGACGACCCGCACGAGTGGGGTCGCAAGGTGCGCGACTTCCACAAGCCGATCAAGGGCACCATCAGCGACGGCTCGCGGTATCACGCGCTGAATCCGGAGTTGTTCTATTGGGCGCACGCCACTTTCGTCGACCAGGTCATCTACAACACCGACATGTTCATCCGGCGGCTGTCGGATGCGGAGAAGGAACAGATCTTCGACGAAGGCAAGGTCTGGTACAGCCTCTACGGGGTCAGCGGACGCGGCCAGCCCGACACCTATGCCGACTTCGTCACCTATTGGGACGACATGCTCGAGCGGTTCGTGCCGCACAAGACCGTCCTGTATGGCACCGGCTACATCCGAAAGGGGATCCCGGGGCCGCGCTGGATCCCCAAGGGAATCTGGAAGATCTTGTCCGCGCCGTTGAACGCCTACACCCGTCTAGTGCTGGTCGGAACCATGCCGCCGCAGATGCGCGACGTATGCCAGATGGAGTGGGATGCCAAGAAGGAGAAGCGATTTCAGCGCTTCGCGGCCATCGTGCGGGCGTTGAACCCGGTGTTCAATCGGTTGCCGCTCTGGTTCCTCTACACGCCGTGGGCGGCGTCGGCATGGCGCCGGGCCGGTGTTGACCCGCGCCGGCTCCACAACCGCGCGGCCTAG
- a CDS encoding class I SAM-dependent methyltransferase encodes MTDVHVSLPPALRRALDLLTDPPANPDASNGYLDLLGVEPADVPKNTGPIQAAWASPIGSMLYDHAQAFSRRLIAALQHPADWLDIPPGGTVLDVGSGPGTVTASLARAAGKDGLALGVDISEAMLTRAVRNEAGPHVGFIRADAQRLPLRDNTVDAAVSMAVLQLVPNPAAALAEIARVLRPGGRLAVMVPTAGRAARLWQLVPNIGAHLFGEDEIGDILEDHGFVSVRVKSIGTFQWVRAKNG; translated from the coding sequence ATGACCGACGTGCACGTCTCGCTTCCTCCCGCGTTGCGGCGAGCACTGGACCTGCTTACCGATCCGCCGGCGAATCCGGACGCGAGCAACGGCTATCTCGATCTGCTCGGAGTCGAACCAGCGGACGTCCCGAAGAACACCGGCCCGATCCAGGCCGCGTGGGCATCGCCGATCGGCTCGATGCTTTACGACCACGCCCAGGCTTTCTCGCGCCGGCTGATCGCGGCGTTACAACATCCCGCCGACTGGCTGGACATACCGCCGGGCGGGACGGTGCTGGACGTGGGTTCGGGTCCGGGCACCGTCACCGCGTCGCTGGCGCGCGCAGCGGGCAAGGACGGACTGGCCTTGGGCGTGGACATTTCCGAGGCGATGCTGACCCGCGCCGTGCGCAACGAGGCGGGCCCGCATGTCGGCTTCATAAGGGCTGACGCACAACGACTTCCGCTGCGCGACAACACCGTCGACGCGGCGGTTTCGATGGCGGTGCTGCAATTGGTTCCGAATCCGGCGGCCGCGCTCGCCGAAATAGCACGGGTGCTGCGGCCCGGCGGCCGGCTGGCCGTCATGGTTCCGACCGCGGGGCGTGCCGCGCGGCTTTGGCAGCTGGTGCCGAACATCGGGGCGCATCTGTTCGGCGAAGACGAAATCGGCGACATCCTGGAAGACCACGGCTTCGTCAGCGTGCGCGTCAAGAGCATCGGCACGTTCCAGTGGGTTCGTGCCAAAAACGGTTGA
- a CDS encoding SDR family NAD(P)-dependent oxidoreductase, which yields MPLPPQGSDRAALVTGASSGIGEQFAGILARRGYQVVLVARSADRLDDLAERLGPNAHPVPADLSDRSARAGLPDRIAGLGLTPDILINNAGLSTLGLVAKSVPEQEVNLVEVDVAAVVDLCSRFLPGMVERGRGAVLNVSSVAGFGPLPGQAAYGAAKAFVLSYTHSLRGELRGTGVTATALCPGPVDTGFGEAAGFDKEEAEAALPRIMWIPADKVALAGIDGLAAGKAVVVPGRVNRIASAFFRIAPPESLLPLLTRGHPAFKHD from the coding sequence ATGCCCCTCCCACCACAAGGAAGCGATCGCGCCGCCCTCGTCACGGGCGCATCCTCGGGCATCGGCGAACAGTTCGCCGGCATACTGGCGCGGCGCGGTTATCAGGTCGTGTTGGTGGCCCGCAGCGCCGACCGCCTTGACGACCTCGCCGAACGCCTGGGGCCGAACGCGCACCCGGTGCCCGCCGATCTGTCCGATCGATCCGCGCGGGCGGGTCTGCCGGACCGGATCGCCGGCCTGGGCCTGACGCCGGACATCCTGATCAATAACGCGGGATTGTCGACACTAGGACTCGTCGCGAAATCGGTTCCCGAGCAAGAGGTTAACCTCGTCGAGGTTGATGTGGCCGCCGTTGTCGATCTATGCAGCAGATTTCTGCCCGGCATGGTCGAGCGCGGTCGAGGCGCCGTGCTGAATGTTTCGTCGGTGGCCGGATTCGGGCCGCTGCCGGGCCAGGCGGCGTATGGCGCCGCCAAGGCGTTCGTGTTGTCCTACACCCACAGCCTGCGCGGTGAACTGCGTGGCACCGGCGTGACGGCGACCGCGCTGTGCCCGGGGCCGGTGGACACCGGCTTCGGTGAAGCCGCGGGCTTCGACAAGGAAGAAGCCGAAGCGGCCCTGCCGCGGATCATGTGGATTCCCGCCGACAAGGTCGCGCTGGCCGGGATCGACGGGCTCGCCGCCGGCAAGGCCGTCGTCGTCCCCGGTCGCGTCAACCGGATCGCTTCGGCGTTTTTCCGAATCGCGCCACCCGAGTCATTGTTGCCGCTGCTCACCCGCGGTCACCCGGCTTTCAAACACGACTGA
- a CDS encoding SDR family oxidoreductase — translation MQMTGNTVLVTGGGTGIGRGLAESLHRLGNQVVIAGRRRELLQAVVEANPGIACLPLDQSDAADVRRFAVELTDRYPELNVVVNNAGTQRVEDLVASNVGLAEQSIAINLLGPIRLISALLPALLRKPRAAILNVTSGLAFMPSALTPTYCASKAALHSYTQSLRFQLRDTAIQVIEVIPPHVQTALQGGERGFDPRAMPLDEYVAETMALLESQPQAEEIVVERVKNFRFAERDGTYHDIYPAFNEAITAWLRGAGK, via the coding sequence ATGCAAATGACGGGCAATACCGTGCTGGTCACCGGTGGCGGCACCGGAATCGGCCGCGGTTTGGCGGAGTCGTTGCACCGGCTCGGCAACCAGGTGGTGATTGCCGGCCGTCGCCGTGAGCTGTTGCAGGCCGTCGTCGAGGCCAACCCCGGCATCGCCTGTCTGCCGCTGGATCAATCCGACGCGGCCGACGTCAGACGGTTCGCCGTCGAGCTGACGGACCGCTATCCGGAGCTCAACGTCGTGGTCAACAACGCCGGTACCCAGCGCGTCGAAGACCTCGTCGCCAGCAACGTCGGCCTGGCGGAGCAGAGCATCGCCATCAACCTGCTGGGCCCGATCCGGCTCATCTCGGCATTGCTGCCGGCGTTGTTGCGCAAGCCCCGCGCGGCGATCCTCAACGTGACGTCCGGCCTGGCATTCATGCCCAGCGCGCTCACCCCGACCTATTGCGCTTCCAAGGCCGCCCTGCACTCTTACACCCAGTCGCTGCGCTTCCAACTCCGTGACACCGCGATCCAGGTGATCGAAGTCATCCCGCCCCACGTGCAAACCGCGCTGCAGGGGGGCGAGCGTGGATTCGACCCGAGGGCGATGCCACTGGACGAGTATGTCGCCGAGACGATGGCGCTGTTGGAGTCGCAGCCCCAGGCCGAGGAGATCGTGGTGGAGCGCGTCAAGAATTTCCGGTTCGCCGAACGCGACGGCACCTATCACGACATCTATCCCGCCTTCAACGAGGCGATCACGGCCTGGCTGCGGGGCGCGGGCAAGTGA
- a CDS encoding TetR/AcrR family transcriptional regulator codes for MQSLDADLDEVADIDRTILDTARAVFETYGVRRANVEDVAARAGVSRSTIYRRFPTKDDLVERVVRREAELFFSTLDRATAGCNPQEAVIEAFTLGVRLVQDSPLYSRIVESEPELFGLFSRSHVFPIGQFADGIAHTLRRCGADIAEADLANIADVLLRVALGIIVFPTDRLDVSDHAAVREYAARYLVPIIGR; via the coding sequence GTGCAGAGCCTTGACGCCGATCTTGACGAGGTCGCCGATATCGACCGCACCATCCTGGACACTGCACGAGCGGTCTTCGAGACCTACGGCGTGCGTCGAGCAAACGTCGAAGACGTCGCCGCCCGGGCCGGGGTCAGCCGCAGCACCATCTACCGGCGCTTCCCCACGAAGGATGACCTGGTGGAACGGGTGGTGCGCCGCGAGGCCGAGCTCTTCTTCTCGACGTTGGATCGGGCCACCGCCGGCTGTAATCCGCAGGAAGCGGTGATCGAGGCGTTCACGCTCGGAGTGCGCCTGGTTCAGGACTCGCCGCTGTACTCCCGCATCGTCGAGAGCGAACCCGAGCTGTTCGGGCTGTTCTCCCGGTCCCATGTCTTCCCGATCGGCCAATTCGCCGATGGGATCGCCCACACCCTGCGCCGGTGCGGGGCCGACATTGCCGAGGCCGACCTGGCCAACATCGCCGACGTGTTGCTGCGGGTAGCGCTGGGCATCATCGTTTTCCCCACCGACCGGCTCGACGTCTCGGACCACGCCGCCGTCCGCGAGTACGCCGCCCGCTACCTGGTCCCGATCATCGGCCGCTAG